One window of the Eschrichtius robustus isolate mEscRob2 chromosome 13, mEscRob2.pri, whole genome shotgun sequence genome contains the following:
- the C1S gene encoding complement C1s subcomponent isoform X1, with protein MVSQPASLFGSGNFRHAHSGRESQERNQDREVEVPAPRPCAALPGSRQGCPARPLAREKGLTHLFPSASEGPKSRGAESQDQETSCSPGMDKLPEMWCIVLFSLLAWVYAEPTMYGEILSPNYPQAYPNEVEKSWDIEVPEGYGIHLYFTHLDIELSENCAYDSVQIMSGGLEEGKLCGQRTGKNPNSPVVEEFQVPYNKLQVIFKSDFSNEERFTGFAAYYVAVDVNECTDFADAPCSHFCNNFIGGYFCSCPPEYFLHDDMKNCGVNCSGNVFTTLIGELTSPNYPSLYPENSRCDYQILLEEGFQVVVTMQREDFDVEPADSAGHCADSLLFVAGNQQFGPYCGNGFPGPRTIETKSNALNIIFQTDETEQKKGWKFRYHGDPIPCPKEVTANSFWEPDRAKYVFKDVVKITCVDGFEVVQGSVGSTSFYSTCQSNGKWSNSKLRCQPVDCGAPEPIQHGRVEDPENTLFGSVTRYTCEKPYYYMENERSEEYRCVGNGSWVNELLGAELPKCVPVCGVPGEPFTEKQRIFGGSMAKIESFPWQVFFSNPRAGGALIDEHWVLTAAHTVEGNRDPVMYVGSTSVVTSQLANAQMLTAEKVFIHPGWKVLDASEIRKNFDNDIALVRLQDPVKMGPTVSPICLPGTSSEYNPSVGDLGLISGWGRTNTKDHVIKLRGAKLPIAPLAKCREVKGLNPRIDINSFVFTENMICAGGEKGVDSCEGDSGGAFALQVPNEENPKFYVAGLVSWGPQCGTYGIYTRVKNYIDWIMKTMQENSAPSVG; from the exons ATGGTCTCCCAGCCCGCCTCTTTGTTTGGATCAGGGAATTTCAGACATGCACACTCGGGCAGAGAATCACAGGAACGGAACCAGGACAGGGAGGTGGAGGTTCCTGCACCCAGGCCCTGTGCTGCTCTTCCTGGGAGCCGGCAGGGTTGCCCGGCACGCCCACTGGCAAGAGAGAAGGGACTGACCCACTTGTTCCCATCAGCTTCTGAAG GTCCAAAGTCTAGAGGTGCAGAGAGCCAGGACCAAGAGACGAGCTGCTCACCAGGGATGGACAAATTGCCAGAGATGTG gtgCATTGTCCTGTTTTCCCTTTTGGCATGGGTTTATGCTGAGCCTACTATGTACGGGGAGATCCTGTCCCCCAACTATCCTCAGGCATACCCCAATGAGGTAGAGAAGTCTTGGGATATAGAAGTTCCTGAAGGGTACGGGATCCACCTTTACTTTACCCACCTGGACATAGAGCTGTCCGAGAACTGCGCATATGACTCAGTGCAG ATAATGTCAGGAGGCCTTGAAGAAGGGAAACTCTGTGGACAGAGGACCGGCAAGAATCCCAACTCCCCAGTGGTGGAAGAGTTCCAAGTCCCATACAATAAACTCCAGGTGATCTTCAAGTCAGACTTCTCCAACGAAGAGCGTTTCACTGGGTTTGCTGCGTACTATGTTGCCGTAG ATGTAAATGAGTGCACGGACTTTGCAGATGCCCCTTGCAGCCACTTCTGCAACAACTTCATTGGTGGTTACTTCTGCTCCTGCCCCCCAGAATACTTCCTCCATGATGATATGAAGAATTGCGGAG tCAACTGCAGTGGGAATGTATTCACCACACTGATTGGGGAGCTCACAAGTCCCAATTATCCCAGTTTATACCCAGAGAACTCAAGGTGTGACTATCAGATCCTGTTGGAGGAGGGGTTCCAAGTGGTGGTGACTATGCAGAGAGAAGATTTTGATGTGGAACCAGCTGATTCTGCAGGCCACTGCGCTGACAGTTTACTT tTTGTTGCAGGAAACCAGCAATTTGGTCCTTACTGTGGTAATGGATTCCCTGGGCCACGAACTATTGAAACCAAGAGTAATGCTCTCAATATCATCTTCCAAACTGATGAAACAGAGCAAAAAAAGGGATGGAAATTTCGTTACCATGGAGATC CAATCCCTTGTCCTAAAGAAGTCACTGCCAATTCTTTTTGGGAGCCTGATAGAGCAAAATATGTGTTCAAAGATGTGGTGAAGATAACCTGTGTGGATGGGTTTGAAGTTGTACAG GGAAGTGTTGGCTCGACATCTTTCTATTCTACTTGCCAAAGCAATGGAAAGTGGAGTAATTCCAAACTGCGGTGTCAAC CCGTGGACTGTGGCGCTCCTGAACCCATTCAGCATGGTAGAGTCGAAGATCCGGAAAATACTCTATTTGGTTCTGTCACTCGCTACACTTGTGAGAAGCCATATTACTACATGGAAAATGAAAGAAGCG AGGAGTATCGCTGCGTTGGCAACGGGAGCTGGGTGAATGAGCTGCTGGGCGCAGAGCTGCCAAAATGTGTTCCAG TCTGTGGCGTCCCTGGtgagccctttacagaaaaacagaGGATATTTGGAGGCTCCATGGCAAAGATTGAAAGTTTCCCCTGGCAAGTCTTCTTCTCGAACCCCCGGGCCGGCGGGGCTCTCATTGACGAGCACTGGGTGCTGACAGCTGCCCACACCGTGGAGGGAAACCGTGACCCAGTGATGTACGTTGGATCCACCTCAGTGGTCACCTCGCAACTGGCAAATGCCCAGATGCTCACTGCTGAGAAAGTGTTTATTCATCCCGGTTGGAAGGTCCTGGATGCCTCGGAAATACGGAAGAATTTTGACAATGACATTGCCCTGGTGCGGCTGCAAGACCCAGTGAAAATGGGACCCACTGTCTCCCCTATCTGCCTGCCAGGCACTTCCTCAGAATACAACCCCTCAGTGGGAGATCTGGGGCTGATCTCAGGCTGGGGCCGAACAAATACCAAAGATCATGTTATTAAGCTCAGAGGGGCAAAGTTACCCATTGCTCCCTTAGCAAAGTGCCGGGAGGTGAAGGGGCTAAATCCCAGAATAGATATAAATTCCTTTGTTTTCACTGAGAACATGATCTGTGCTGGAGGTGAGAAGGGTGTCGATAGCTGTGAAGGGGACAGCGGTGGGGCCTTTGCTCTACAGGTCCCTAATGAAGAGAACCCCAAATTCTATGTCGCTGGCTTGGTGTCCTGGGGCCCCCAGTGTGGTACCTATGGGATCTACACTCGCGTCAAGAACTACATTGACTGGATCATGAAGACGATGCAGGAAAATAGCGCCCCCAGTGTAGGCTAA
- the C1S gene encoding complement C1s subcomponent isoform X2, whose protein sequence is MDKLPEMWCIVLFSLLAWVYAEPTMYGEILSPNYPQAYPNEVEKSWDIEVPEGYGIHLYFTHLDIELSENCAYDSVQIMSGGLEEGKLCGQRTGKNPNSPVVEEFQVPYNKLQVIFKSDFSNEERFTGFAAYYVAVDVNECTDFADAPCSHFCNNFIGGYFCSCPPEYFLHDDMKNCGVNCSGNVFTTLIGELTSPNYPSLYPENSRCDYQILLEEGFQVVVTMQREDFDVEPADSAGHCADSLLFVAGNQQFGPYCGNGFPGPRTIETKSNALNIIFQTDETEQKKGWKFRYHGDPIPCPKEVTANSFWEPDRAKYVFKDVVKITCVDGFEVVQGSVGSTSFYSTCQSNGKWSNSKLRCQPVDCGAPEPIQHGRVEDPENTLFGSVTRYTCEKPYYYMENERSEEYRCVGNGSWVNELLGAELPKCVPVCGVPGEPFTEKQRIFGGSMAKIESFPWQVFFSNPRAGGALIDEHWVLTAAHTVEGNRDPVMYVGSTSVVTSQLANAQMLTAEKVFIHPGWKVLDASEIRKNFDNDIALVRLQDPVKMGPTVSPICLPGTSSEYNPSVGDLGLISGWGRTNTKDHVIKLRGAKLPIAPLAKCREVKGLNPRIDINSFVFTENMICAGGEKGVDSCEGDSGGAFALQVPNEENPKFYVAGLVSWGPQCGTYGIYTRVKNYIDWIMKTMQENSAPSVG, encoded by the exons ATGGACAAATTGCCAGAGATGTG gtgCATTGTCCTGTTTTCCCTTTTGGCATGGGTTTATGCTGAGCCTACTATGTACGGGGAGATCCTGTCCCCCAACTATCCTCAGGCATACCCCAATGAGGTAGAGAAGTCTTGGGATATAGAAGTTCCTGAAGGGTACGGGATCCACCTTTACTTTACCCACCTGGACATAGAGCTGTCCGAGAACTGCGCATATGACTCAGTGCAG ATAATGTCAGGAGGCCTTGAAGAAGGGAAACTCTGTGGACAGAGGACCGGCAAGAATCCCAACTCCCCAGTGGTGGAAGAGTTCCAAGTCCCATACAATAAACTCCAGGTGATCTTCAAGTCAGACTTCTCCAACGAAGAGCGTTTCACTGGGTTTGCTGCGTACTATGTTGCCGTAG ATGTAAATGAGTGCACGGACTTTGCAGATGCCCCTTGCAGCCACTTCTGCAACAACTTCATTGGTGGTTACTTCTGCTCCTGCCCCCCAGAATACTTCCTCCATGATGATATGAAGAATTGCGGAG tCAACTGCAGTGGGAATGTATTCACCACACTGATTGGGGAGCTCACAAGTCCCAATTATCCCAGTTTATACCCAGAGAACTCAAGGTGTGACTATCAGATCCTGTTGGAGGAGGGGTTCCAAGTGGTGGTGACTATGCAGAGAGAAGATTTTGATGTGGAACCAGCTGATTCTGCAGGCCACTGCGCTGACAGTTTACTT tTTGTTGCAGGAAACCAGCAATTTGGTCCTTACTGTGGTAATGGATTCCCTGGGCCACGAACTATTGAAACCAAGAGTAATGCTCTCAATATCATCTTCCAAACTGATGAAACAGAGCAAAAAAAGGGATGGAAATTTCGTTACCATGGAGATC CAATCCCTTGTCCTAAAGAAGTCACTGCCAATTCTTTTTGGGAGCCTGATAGAGCAAAATATGTGTTCAAAGATGTGGTGAAGATAACCTGTGTGGATGGGTTTGAAGTTGTACAG GGAAGTGTTGGCTCGACATCTTTCTATTCTACTTGCCAAAGCAATGGAAAGTGGAGTAATTCCAAACTGCGGTGTCAAC CCGTGGACTGTGGCGCTCCTGAACCCATTCAGCATGGTAGAGTCGAAGATCCGGAAAATACTCTATTTGGTTCTGTCACTCGCTACACTTGTGAGAAGCCATATTACTACATGGAAAATGAAAGAAGCG AGGAGTATCGCTGCGTTGGCAACGGGAGCTGGGTGAATGAGCTGCTGGGCGCAGAGCTGCCAAAATGTGTTCCAG TCTGTGGCGTCCCTGGtgagccctttacagaaaaacagaGGATATTTGGAGGCTCCATGGCAAAGATTGAAAGTTTCCCCTGGCAAGTCTTCTTCTCGAACCCCCGGGCCGGCGGGGCTCTCATTGACGAGCACTGGGTGCTGACAGCTGCCCACACCGTGGAGGGAAACCGTGACCCAGTGATGTACGTTGGATCCACCTCAGTGGTCACCTCGCAACTGGCAAATGCCCAGATGCTCACTGCTGAGAAAGTGTTTATTCATCCCGGTTGGAAGGTCCTGGATGCCTCGGAAATACGGAAGAATTTTGACAATGACATTGCCCTGGTGCGGCTGCAAGACCCAGTGAAAATGGGACCCACTGTCTCCCCTATCTGCCTGCCAGGCACTTCCTCAGAATACAACCCCTCAGTGGGAGATCTGGGGCTGATCTCAGGCTGGGGCCGAACAAATACCAAAGATCATGTTATTAAGCTCAGAGGGGCAAAGTTACCCATTGCTCCCTTAGCAAAGTGCCGGGAGGTGAAGGGGCTAAATCCCAGAATAGATATAAATTCCTTTGTTTTCACTGAGAACATGATCTGTGCTGGAGGTGAGAAGGGTGTCGATAGCTGTGAAGGGGACAGCGGTGGGGCCTTTGCTCTACAGGTCCCTAATGAAGAGAACCCCAAATTCTATGTCGCTGGCTTGGTGTCCTGGGGCCCCCAGTGTGGTACCTATGGGATCTACACTCGCGTCAAGAACTACATTGACTGGATCATGAAGACGATGCAGGAAAATAGCGCCCCCAGTGTAGGCTAA